In the Ictidomys tridecemlineatus isolate mIctTri1 chromosome 10, mIctTri1.hap1, whole genome shotgun sequence genome, GACTTACAGGGGATTGGGATCATGGAACCATCGCTATTTCtaccctttattttccttttgttatccCTTTGGGTTCCCTGACCCAATATAGCATGACACAGGAGAATGGGACCATTTGACTACTCCATCCCCCTCTCATTTATTCAGTTGGACAGTGTCCATCCCATCAGGCACAGCTGGACTAGGCTGTGGGATGGAGTAAACAGCAGACTCCTCCCAGGAGTCTTGACCATTCACCAGATGAAGAGTTGAAGTGACTGACCCAAGTTACCTGTTCCTTAATGCTGGAGCCAATTCTAGgaccccctccacccccagcccaagTCTTTCCCTATACCTCAGGGTTCAACGACACCTTCATACAAGTGTCCAGATCTCATCTCCTGACTTTTCCTTACTCTGAGGTCTTTTGCTGACCTTAATATTAAGAAGGAGCTACCTGTTCCCTCGTGACTTGAATCCTGGCCATCTCCACCTGCTGCCAAGGACTGGAGCGAAGAAACACACCCAGCTATAGTTACCTTCCTCATTCCCATTATTTGGATCCAACTTCCTGGGGAAAAGTTTTAACCATAGATTTGCTAAATCTAGTGTCCCCCACTTCTTGCTTTTACTTCCACTCACTGGTAGATTCATATTGACTTCAGATGCCTTccaatttctttttgaaaagagaCTGAACATAGGATTACAAAaatggtctgatttttttttttaaaagatgttcttCCTCTTTCAGGACTAAGGCTACATTTGCATATGTGCACACCAGCCAAAACTAATAACTCTTGGAAGAGTTCAGAATAGCTTGAAATGTCAACCCTTATAAACTTCAATTAGGCATTTTATCCACGTCACTGAGCTGTGTATTTTAAGAACCTGTTTTACTCAAAATGAGAATGgcatgaaatgaaaacaaaacagaagcctGACGGCTAATGGGACTTTCCTCAGGGAGTGGGCCGGGCTGTGGTGTTGGGGGGTCATAGGTGGGGAGAACTTGATCCCATGCCCCAGAACCCCTGAAGCAGTTTGGGTTTCAATGTGTCTTTCAGCAAAATGATGCTTCAACACCCAGGCCAGGTCTCTGCCTCGGAAGTCAGTGCCTCCGCCATCGTCCCCTGCCTGTCCCCTCCTGGGTCACTGGTATTTGAGGATTTTGCTAACCTGACACCCTTTGTCAAGGAAGAGCTGAGGTTTGCCATCCAGAACAAGCACCTCTGTCATCGGATGTCCTCTGCACTGGAGTCAGTCACCGTCAGCGACAGACCCCTGGAGATGTCGGTCACAAAAGCTGAGGTGGGTTCTACCACACGTGTTCATTCTTGCATATGTTTTGGGCACATTCACCACATGCTGCCCATTCTCtagactgggggtgggggtggggggctagAGTTGGGAATAAAGCAAAACTGCTGCTCCCAGGGAGCTTATTTTCTACGTGAAATAGATAAATGCAGAGCATGAGACAGGTGCAAAGGGAAAAGCAGAAAAGGGAACGGGGGAGTGGGGAAGGATGgggttgttgttttaaattataaattagaagGGCAGAGATGGCGGCACTAAGGTGGCCTTTGTGCAGGGACTTGAGGGAAAGATACTGTGACAGTctggcaaaagagagaaagcacCAGTGAGGAGCATGGTCAGTGCCAAGTGGGCTGTGTGGCAGGCTggagtggtgggggaggggaaatagGGGCAGATCATGTTGGGCCTTATAGACTGCTGTGTAGATATTGCCTTGTGCCCAGAGGTGAAATGGGAAGCCATTGCACAGGTTTCTGTGCAGAGGAGTCACATATtctgacatattttaaaagatttcccTGGTTATTCTGTTGAATGGGTGGTAAGGGCAAGGAGGGGTGTGGAGAAATGAGACAGGGGCAGCCTCCCAGGTCAGTGAAGGAGGGCCTGGGTCAGGAGGGAATGGTGCAGCTGCTGAGAAGTGTTTGGATTCTGGATCTGACTTGGGGATAAATCTGCTTTACTGATAGATTGGTTAGAGAGTGTGGGAGAAGGAGGACTCAAGGATGACTCTCAATGTTCTGGCCTGAACAGCTATAAAAATGGAATTTCCACTTGCTGCTGAAATTGGGGCTGCAGGAAGTCAGGGAAGGCAGGTGGTGCAAAAGCAGGAGTTGCCTCCTGTTCTGTTTGAACTGCAGTGAAGATATGGAGCAGATAGTTGCATATGTGGGCCTGGAGTCCTGAGGAGTATGGGGGTAGAGATCTAGAGCTGGAAGGTATCAGCATATGGACATTGAAGTCCTGGGTTGGGAAGATGTCACCTTCTGTATCAAGTCTTTCTGAAGAAGAACGTAGCatggtgatttcttttttttatcactaACAGGACCTAAGGTTTCAGACAATGAATCAAGGACCAGGTAGCCAGCCCCACCCTTCCCTATAGCAATGCCGACAGCCTTGGTACCAAGTGTATGCTTAAGTTCATGTCTGTTTCAGATGCTTGCATTGTTCTGTACTTGGCAACCTTTCATAAGATACCTGAAATAACAGACATAGGAGACATGATTGCTGGGGATGCTGTGCTGGCTCAATGATGTCAGAGCTGGGATCTTGCAATTTTCTTGGCCTTCCCATGATGATTGCCAGATGGCACTATTGCAAGCTTACTTAACTGGCATGATTGCAAAGGGCAAAGGGCAGTGGAATCTGCCCTGAAGAACTGAGTTTAAAAAAGGTTGGGACtagggttgtaactcagtagtaaaatgcTTGCCCAGCAGAGAGCTTAGCTGATAGCATTCAATGAATGGTAGCTAGGACTATTTATAATGCTGTGGCCATATAGCATCATTAGGGGCATTAGCTGTGTTCCCAGTTAGCCTCAGAGGGACCCAAACAACGTTTACCAGTGCTCACTCAGTCCAATGACACTATcgttgggtttttcttttttaaaattttttgatttttttatttgttttaattagttacacatgaaagaacagtgatcttgacatcatacatttgaatcagatgggatataatttctcatttttctgagtgtacaggttgcagaatcatattggtcatgcaatgggtttttcttttttttttttaacaatttgagATAACTGGATAAAATCGAACTagtaggagagaaaggaagaaagcttgGAAGGAAACTTGGGGAGTTCTCTGATTCTGTATTCACTTGACTTTGTGATCTTAGGTCAGTGTGACAAGTAGATTAACATATTGGAAAGAGAATGCACCAGCAGACATGGTTGAGTAGTAATTCCCACCTTCAAATAAGACACACACCCATCAAAGCCATAGGCATCCTGTATATCTGTGCATCATGAGTCTGCTTCCCAGATCCCAGTCCTCTCTGGAAAGGTGACTTGGTGAACAAGGCAGCTGTGACAGGAAGGAAGGGAATGGAATGCCTGGGTTTATGTTGTGTGTAGCTTACTGGTCTGGGGGTCGAGAGCCTCAAAGGATTCCTGGGGCCTCCTGGGCACATTTAAACTGGCCActccgtgcctcagtttcctcattagtAAAATGAGGGAGGCTGGACTGAATGGGCCATAGAGAGCCCTTCCATCTGGACAGTTTGTGACTCTGTTTTCAAGAGCTTCCTCCTGAGCAAATGTGAATCCTCTTCCACCTGTCCAAAATGCCTACAGTGTTGCAAAATAAATACCTGTAGGGTTGCAATATCTTGAGGAAAATATTGATGGTGAAATTAATAACAGTAACTAAAGCTTATATAGCACTTAGTATAAGCTAAGCCCCATGCAAAGCATTTcatatatattaactcatttgatCCTCATCATGGTCATAgtaaataaatactattattgatccattttacaaatgagaaaactgaggctcagaagagtAACTTGCTCATGGTTACTAAGTGGTGACactggaattcaaagccagtctagtCTACAGCCTAAGTATGTGCCTGTGTGGTTCTGGGACTCAGATGTAAATGGTAAATTTTCCTCTCCCCATAATTCTCCCTTGGGCTTTGCAAGGCCTTCTGCCCAAGCAGTCAATGTTATTTAGATCTAAGGAATAGTTACAAGTCAGTCATGAGGTGAACATGGCATCCCAGACCTGCTAGGTCTGAGGTGTAGCTCCTATAGCCTTTTCCTTTGTCCAAAGCAGGGACAAGTGACATGACAGGGTCTGGCATCAACAGCCTAAACTGTCACCCATTTAGCTCACCATCTCAGCTGGACTTTGGTCTCTAAGCCAATTCAGTGACTGAATGATACCGATTCCTCACTGGCCCATGGACAAATTCAGGGTCTGAGTGAACTTCCACAGAGGACCACATCCTAAAGCAGAATAGGGTTTTTTCCCTCCCAGGATACTGAGGGCTGGCTCAGGGTGAGGCATAGGGGAGGAGGTGGTGAGTATTTGTTGGCTAAACCAATGGATGGGTCTAATTTACCACTATACATAGCACCTAAGCTATGGGCTGATTCATGGCACTTTGGTTGAGAATGGGCTCTTTGTCTAGGAGCTCTACCAGCTGCTGATTTCAGAAAGGCAGTACCTGCTACTCCAGTTGAGGATGGAGATGAATGAAACTGCCCTTGGGTCTTGAATCAAAGAACAGGCAACAGGAGAGGGTGGCTAAGGGATGATCCTGAGGTTGTTTCTGGTCCTAAGGGATGTATTTCCCAAATAGATGGTCCTCCTTTAAATGATTAGTAGTCCCAATAGCTATGAATTTAAATATcaacatctggggctggggatgtggctcaagcggtagcgcgctcgcctagcatgcgtgcggcccgggttcgatcctcagcagcaccacataccaacaaagatgttgtgtctgccaagaaataagaaaaaaaaataaatgttaaaattctctctctctctctctctgtccccctctctctctcactctctctttaaaaaaaaaaataaataaataaataaataaataaatatcaacatCTTCTTTCAAAACCCATAGATATTTTTAGAGTAGGTTAGATTTTAATTTACTAACATTGCCAGTATAATTCTATTTTAGTACTTTGGTTTTCATTATTCAttctcaagtgtgtgtgtgtgtgtgtgtgtgtgtgtgtgtgtagtagaAGGGTTTCAGGCTGAAGTCtaaggctttatttatttattttttcctgagtcCCATTGCATTAGGGCTGTTCCAttttgccagatttttttttttttttttgtaccagggattgaacccagggacgcttaaccactgagccaaacccattttttaatattttatttagaggctggatcttgctgagttgcttagggcctcagctaagttgctgaggctggctttgaactcacaatcctcctgcctcagcctccaggggcactgagattacaggtggaCATCATTGCACCCGGCAGTTTGTCAGACTTTGCTGGCAGTAAAAGGCAGTGTATTTGAGGTGGGTGGCATTTCATGATGAGATTAAACGTGTGTCTGTCTGTTGGATCTTATAGGTAGCTCCTGAGgaagatgaaaggaaaaagaggCGACGGGAAAGGAATAAGATCGCAGCTGCCAAGTGCCGaaacaagaaaaaggagaagacagagtgcCTGCAGAAAGTGAGTCCCTGCAGCTTTCCCCACTCATTCACTCCGTCCCCCACCAGCCTCAGGTCACTGTCAGAAGAAGGGCTTCCTGGTAGCAGAAAGGCCAGTTGCCGAATGAGTAGCAGAGCTGTTAAAACAATGGATAAGGGTTTGGATGCACAAAAAGCAGGTGTGTGAATTAAAAACTCCAGACTCCAGAGTCCCGGCTGGTCCATACATgcccagcagctcccaggctgGGGGATATGCCAGCCAAGTTAAGGAGTCTTCACCTGCCCATTGTCTCAGAAAGGAAACTTGCTGCTCTCCTTTGGCTCACTATGAAAAGCCTTAAATTAATCTCTTCAAACAAGTTATTTCCTGAATCTGCAAACACCGGTTGCACTGCTTCTTTGGGCTCTATCTGGTTCTGAACTCTGCTGTCCTCCCAGCTCATCCAGTGGTCTGAGCCAATTCTGCATGAGGCTGGCAACCTGGGGAAACACCAGGGGAGCAGCCTGTGTGGGCAGGTGGAACAGACCGTGGTGCTACAGTCCTTTCATTGGCTGTGTCTGCTCCCCCAAGTGTGGACTGGCCATGGAAGAGTCTTAACCCACAGGTCCCTGAGGGTTTTGCAGATGGCTCCAGGGTATTGGTGGAAATGAGGAAATTTTGtggtgtcattttttttctggggagATGAACTTGTCCATGAGATCAGTGACTTAACCAAAGACCAAGAACCATGAGTCTTGAATTTTTCCCTAGCTTTTCAGGTCCAGATGCCCATACATATGGGGCCAAGGACTCATGCCTAGTTCGTCTCTGGATCATTGGTCCTGTAGCAGTTTCAGTACTATAGCATTCAGCCTACCTTGGAGGCATCTCCAGGGCTTTTCTAAAGGGGCCCCTCAAGTTCAAAGGCTTCTCCAGGGTCTGTATTCTCCCATTCCTAGTGCTGCTCTTCCATCTTTGTTAGGGGATATTTCCCTCTGCAGATTTCTTGCAGCTTCATGAGCCTTGAGGTGCCCcagccacccccccacacacacactgccacCCTGTCCTGGCTGGCCCTTCCTGATCTCCCTTCCTAATGCCTCTTTTGTTTGTCCCCCAGGAGTCAGAGAAGCTGGAGAGTGTGAATGCCGAACTGAAGGCCCAAATTGAGGAGCTGAAGAATGAGAAGCAGCATTTGATATACATGCTCAACCTGCATCGGCCCACGTGTATTGTCCGGGCTCAGAATGGGCGGACTCCAGAAGATGAGAGAAACCTGTTTATCCAACAGATAAAAGAAGGAACACTGCAGAGCTAAGCAGCAACTGGGAGTCCTCATCGAATACTCCTTTTTCCACCTAAAACCCTGAAGCCATTGGAAAGCCGACTTCCTGTGCACCTCTAGAATCCCAGCAGCCGAGAaccactgaggcaggagggcccaTGGTGACTCGAGAGGGCCTTCCCACTCTGCTGCAGAGTGAAATTTGGACCAGGTCAAGAGCATCCTCTGCCTCAACTCCAGGATTTAGGCCTTGACGTACTGGCTGTTCTTAGATGTTCCAGATGGCCCCTGATTAGGGTCCTGCCTGCTTTCATGTGAGTTCTACAAGAACCAGGATGCCCATCATTAGGATTCAAGCAAAAGGGTCTGTACCTTGGATGGGTGGAGCGGCGCCATCTCCTCCACTGCAGCTGCCGCTGTTGCTCATAGGGGACATGGAGTGAGAACAACATTTATTGAAGTTGTGCAATGGCCAGGGTTGTGCTTTCTAGAGAATATGCTGTTATGTCCTGGAATTACTGTGTGCAAGGCATTCGTTTCAAAACTAGGCATTATGCTCTTTTGATGTTTGTTTCGTACAACACTGGTGTGTGACTTTTCCGTGGTTTTCCTCAGATCTGGTTTCTGAGAGTCTGGAGGGTCCCTCGCCATGGGCAGTGTCTTACAAAAATGTTCGGGTGGCCAGAAGCGCTTGCCAGGCCCGGGAGAGCAGAATCGTTGTCTTTTGGCCAGCAGAGCAGGTCTGGGTCAAAGAGGAGGCCTCCTTTTTCCCTTGGCACCCAGGTGTTAAGGGAAAATCCATGGGCCTGACAGTGGGTCCTCTGTTGCAGGCTCAGTTACAATGTCACAGGAAGAATGCAGAAGGAAAGTCTAATTTCCAAAGGGTTAGGACTATCCACTCAGTGACTTTGTCAGGATTTATTTCTAGTGGAAGAGCCAAAGAATattccattttcctttccttgtgGTTAAAATCTGATCAGTGGAGatgcaggtttgaagccagggGATACCCAGGCTTTAGCATTATTGGATGTCAATGGCACTGTTTTGGTCATGTATCTGTTTTAAGAAATCTGGCCCAGAGCATTTGCAGCTGCGAGAGGTCACTCACACTGCCCACAAGGACTCTGGCTACTGTCTGATAAAATTCTGATGTTTCTGTGAAATCCTCAGAGTGTTTAACCCTTCTTAATAGTatcattacaatttttttctgtaagagaaaatattatttatcctaGTATCCTTAACCTGTCAATATAATAAATCTTGGAACCAAGATGTGGTCAACGTTAAGTGTTATACtcgtttctgtgtttttttttgtttttttttaaggctcTTTGTTGTTGAAAAGGttacccccaccccagccacacATACCTCTCTTCTCCCCATTGTGGGAGACGATTTAGTTTTGAACATTATCCAAgtgtcctcctcctctgtctttgGGCTCCAATAGGTAGGTTAGTTGACTTTCAGTCCTCTTTCTCAGATCTCTTATTGATAATCCCCGGAACACAGCACCTAGTTTATCCTAGTTAACTGGTGCTAACATAGAAGTTAGATAGATTTAAAATCTGAGTTATATAAGTACCTCAACCATCAGTTTCTCTGAATGTACAAATGCGTAAAACACATTTCTTGTTCAACTTGAGCCTTTGAAAACTGACCTGCCACAGCATTCTTCTTAAAGTATCCACTTGAATTATATCTGTTATAACATCCAAATGTGTGTCACATTGTGGCAACTATGTATTTAAAGATCAGAAAAGAATGGGAAGGGGgatagagaggaagaaagaataattttggaCAAGATGGGTATGATAATTCAGAGAAAGGTATTCTCCCTCATTTTCTGGAACTGCCTGGACACATATAATACAGGCTAGAAATAAAAACCAGCCACTCTGCTACCTTCACGATGCTGACGTCATTAACTGTGACATTGGTCTACATGAATGGTACCTCTGCTTCTTTGAACTATGTGTGGTTCCTTTAGACTATCACTTAT is a window encoding:
- the Atf3 gene encoding cyclic AMP-dependent transcription factor ATF-3, which gives rise to MMLQHPGQVSASEVSASAIVPCLSPPGSLVFEDFANLTPFVKEELRFAIQNKHLCHRMSSALESVTVSDRPLEMSVTKAEVAPEEDERKKRRRERNKIAAAKCRNKKKEKTECLQKESEKLESVNAELKAQIEELKNEKQHLIYMLNLHRPTCIVRAQNGRTPEDERNLFIQQIKEGTLQS